The genomic DNA AACCTTTTCCTTGGTGGTAGTTGTAACCACCAGTATCAAACCtaacagaaaaaggaaaaaaacaaaaacctaccAGTCAAATTGAAACCTACCTTGAAGAACAGTCTTTTACTATCTTTACTATGGTTGACTTGTTCTCTTATTGgaatttgtttctttcttttccatggtaaatataattttttacagCTTCTATATATTCAGTGGTCCATCATATATTTCCTTTTGTGAAATGAAGAGTAATTATAGATTGTATTTGTTTGTAGAATCACTTgtaagtttgtttgaaaatgcTAACTTCattgattattttgtatttttttccatatgTTTACTattattgaatttgaataaTAATCTTGCTACTAATAAAATCATGCGCATTACTGCTAAGAAGTTTGTGTCAAAGTTGAAGACTgatatttctttgtttctttttttgtctttttttttgtgtattttcttTGTTACTATCTACTCTATGGCTTATAATTCCCTTTGTTACCATATCTGTCCCTTTATGTCCTCATCTGTCagtttcttcttttattattttcttatcttttcacTTGACATCCTCACAATGCTGGATACAAGCTCACCTTCTGTTGTGCCTTCTGCTCCCCAGTATTTCAAGGAGGAGGTTACAGGACTCAACTCATTAAGCTTCTTTCCACAGTCTTTGAGTTGAACCAATAGTCTAATAGAGGTGAGAAGGACATGTTCTGTGAGCTAGACTATAgttcaaataaatttgatattgcTAAGATATCTATTGCAAGAGTCTGTTACAAGTTCTTCCTTACTTTTGGTTTTCTAATAAGCAGAAACCATAAGAAAAGGACACTGAGTTGCTTATTCTTGTTAGATTGATGGAAGAAAATGTGTTCAAAATCATATTCTTAAATGACCCAGATGATATATACAGTTCTTGAATGTCACTAGGTGAGATTTGATTCTATGTGCATGGATTGAAATTGTATAAATGCCCAAGTTTGTATTGTATGAATGCCTTCTCATTCGTAAGTTGCACCTGTTCTGTTTGTATAAATAACAACTTTTTGTCtgtctgattttttttattagtgagCTTTGAGAATTTCTTTTAACTACTTTCTTAAAAATCATGATGTGTGGATGATACATTGATGtagaaataaataagataacAGAAAGCTATGAATATACAGACAACTTTATCTTTctttacttgattttcttttgtttttttgtttttttttttaattcttatctTTTTAGTAGTTTCCCACAAGGAATTTAAGTTTTTTACAACAACTCTAAAGAAATGGGAGATGATGGAATGAATTTTATGATTTCTAAATGGTAGACGAGAGTGTTGGAAAAATTTGAACTTTAGAGTTGATTATTTGTTGTCTGTCAAAATCTTTTTGAACTTTAGAATTCCAGCCCATTATAGTGCTTCTGAACTCAACATCTATTGGTTGCATTTAACAAGAGTGTTCTATGATGTTGTTTTTTTAAGTGAATCAACGTGATAGAGACTCTATGATGAAGCACCCCCTAGAACTTTTCTGATGACAACTTACAATGAGGTTGTAGAATTTTGGAACAAATGCATTTTGATGATTCTAAGAAAAAAGCACCAATGTTGCATCCTTCATGCATATTATATATCTAGAATTTAAAACTTTACTAACTAGAACATTAAAGCTCAGCTATATCCTTATTCTTCCTTTTGTCCTCTTTCTATGACAGGATTATGGATAACCATATCAATGAGAGGCTTCTGAATTCAGAAGCAGAAGGTACAAGTTTGAAAGAGAGGATTTGGGTAGAATCAAAGAAGTTGTGGAGGATTTCTTTTCCTTCTGTATTATTTAGAGTGACATCATTTGGAATGTTGGTTGTGTCACAGTCATTTATTGGTGAAATTAGTGCAGTTGACCTTGCTGCATATGCACTTATGCAAACCATCCTTGTACGTTTTGCAAATGGTGTTATGGTAAGCTCTGTTTATACTTTATAATCCTTTTCCTTGTAACATAATCACAAGTCAGTAGCTTAttcttttgatttcattttttgcaTGCTATTACAAGTAGCATCCTAGAACTTAAATACTGCTGGATAAGgcaacatgtttttttttatatcgtTAATTATATGAATGGAATGATATATTTCACAAATAAGTGCCTCTATAAAGTTTGCTCTCATTCTATTTCCATATTGTAAATTGAAGTTAGATTCCAAAATCTGTCTGAAATTTTATCTATTCTGTACTCTTCTAAATTATGCAAAGTATAATATGATCTTGTAGATGGCAAATAAGTCAGGGAATTTGACAAAGggaaataaattgaaacaatTTTGAGCAGAGCCTAAGATGTAGGGTCTTTAATCACCTTAATTAAGCCAATTCACTCAAATTTAAAGCTTCTAACCTcctaaatttttatcattgttaaatttaaagttgactttataaagaaaatttgaaccCCATTTGACTGGTTTTGATCTCACTGCATTTAACATCTTATTAGAGGTagcaaaatgaattaaaaataatataatttataattccCAGAGCATTATGTGGATTAGGcgaacaattcatttatttatactagAAAATGGCCGGCCTGTATGCAAATCCTGTACTTTGAAACCTTAGGCACAATGATACTCTTAAGGATGTAGGTGAGAGAAAAACTTCCAATCTGAAGGATCTTAGTCTCTTTGATCATCTTGAGGGGTCAGTTCTTTTGATGTGTAATCTTAGAGCCCTTAGAATTTCTAAGAAAGTGAAGTTAGAAGAGATCTTGTTGAGAGAGGAAGATGTTGGAGGCTAAATTCCCAAGTGAAATGGTTAAGGGAAGGGGATTGCAATTACAAGTTCCCAAGGGTTGCCagtggtaaaaataaaaaaagttgattaagTTCATCCAGGTGGCACATGGGCTTGTGTCAATTGATTGACAATGTAACTTTGAGGGAATTTCAAGTTTTGCCTCCACCTTTATAAAGTAGGAATGTTAAGAATTAGAGGATTATATGTGTAGGTTAGTGTTTCTTTGTTTACATGGATTCAAAAATGTGGTTGGAGTGCCTTTCTCCAAGAAGGAAATTTTTGAGGTATTTTAGCTGTACAAGGAGAAAACTTTGGGTTCTATTGACTTTCCCTCAACATCTTACCAACATTGTTGGTCAACTATGGGAAAGGAAATGCTGAAAGTATTTCTAGAATTTTATGATAGTGGAGTCAACAAAAAACCTCTTCTATTGGTATGAAagattttagacccattagcttGTACAATTTGTTCTTTTAATAACCATGTGCCATAATGTACACAACCACTTTCCTAAAAAATCTTTACTCCTCACTAAAATCTTCTCAAGGCTTAATTGGACTTTTCATTTTACCTTTCACATCTTATCCCCTTGTCATACGATCTCACTTTTGCTCCCTAACATCCACGCATAGCAAGTTCTATTGCATTCTTTTTTTTGATGGGTAAGTTCTATTGGATTCTTTGATTCCTAGATGCTACCTTTATTGTGATCTTGAAAGCTAAAAGCTAGAATTAGGATTCTGAATAATTCATTTTGGTTGATTTGATTGAGTTACAACCTATTTATACAAGTTGTATGGTGAGGGGAAGAAAAATAGGCTAAGGAAATAGAAACAAATTCCTACAATTACTCTTAACTTTCTTATCTTACCATAAATATAcagatttaatttgattttctattcaAATCCTATGATTTTAGTCCATaatcaaatcaaaagaaatatttcatGCTTTCCAACACCTCCTCCTCGAGCTGGTGCATAGATGTTATGCATTCCTAGCTTGTCTATTAGAGGATTAAATATGATGTTTATGAGTCCTTTTGTGAAGACATCTGTTAGTTGCTATTTAGTAGACACAAAAGGAGTTACAATTTGCTTGGTCTCAATTTTCTCCTTTATGAAGTGTCTGCTCACCTCTACATGCTTAGTTATATCATGTTGGATTGGATTGACCTAAAGACTAAAAGAATGAGTTTAGAGGTTATGAATGCCCTCTACTCTGTCtttggaggaaaaaaatggtACACAGCAACTTGCAAATAAGACACCTGAAAACATCTTCttaccacattttccactacttaaaaaagaaaggaagacaGTGAATCTGTTGGAGAAGCCTCAACCCAACCTCTTGCTCGGCACTTACCAGCATTGCAAAACTAACTAATAACAAGCAACACTGAATCCATAGACCTCCACAGCAGGTAAACCATTTCTAAGCAAAGCATGGTCCAAAAAATCCCATTACACATGGATGTATGCTTTTTTGAAGTCAATTTTAGATGTCACTCTCTTCTTTCTGTAGTCTAATTTTTACCTTGaccaatttttatctttattaactATCTTAGTGCAAACTATACAGTACTTAATCCTGTCCCAATTACTATGATACTTACCTTTAAGGTcttggaaaaaatatatatttttttttgataggttgaGGTCTCACATTCTTTTACTCAGTGTTCTGCTTTGGCTCCTTAAAGTTGGGAAGCAAATCAAGCAGGGTATTTTGACCATTCATATCAGTTTTCAACTTTTGCACAGGCATTTTAGTCTTGTAAGTacttataaaaaacattttggtAATTGACTACAAAAagcaaatatatttaaatatatgttCTAGGTTTGACTTACCTTTATTACATTACCTTTGTTTTTCCTTGGGCTAGAAACAGGTGTGGCCTGCATATGTATGGACCTGGTCCAACACATCTTCAGGCCTACTGGTGCAGCATTATCCTTAGCCTTAGCGTAGTCGAAGCCAATCAATGTAAAGTCTCAATATGCTAATCTTCCAGCTAGCCTAACCAATGTTCTACCTTACCTTCAAGGTCAGCCTGAACTGTTACGTGCAGTCACTTTATTTACTTGAACTTCGATGTCCACATATCTCTTACCTAGACTTGGTCCACTTACCTCAAAGTATGCATTGCAGCTCTATGGAGAGTTCTTACTTTCCGCTTTAAGTAATTCTTTCCAACCTTTTGCTCTACGTAAAGGCCTCTGTCTCGAAATCACCAAAACCTGGAATATCAAACTCATACTTCCAAAATTCTGTCTAGCAATACAAATGAGTTGCTATTAAAATTGGTGAATAGGATGTACTTTACTAACAAGAGTTGGCTATTTGGCCATTGTTTCGGTGTCATTGGTGAGGACACTAAATGGAAAACATGCGTAAAAGGGTTCCAATAGAATTGGGAACACTAGCAAGGTAACCTTACCCAACAAAGTACGTTTGGGGAAAACTTATAGAAAAGGTTATATTTAGTTCCATGTCATTTAATTGGTGCTTCATTAATAGTTAACATGGAATTGTTCACAAAGCAAGTAAAAGTTCTCATGTCATACTCATCACCATCCTGATCACCACTTCCTCCCATGCAAAAAGAGCCTCCATGAATGCAGGTTAGGATAATCTCTTTCTAAGAATTGGTGTATAGGAAAAGTAAATCACTCAAACCCATATACCTCTCCTTTTCAGTTGTTTATAGTACCCTGCACAACCACCAATCTAGTTCAACAAacggaaagaaagagaaaaagtgaAACTGAAAACCTTTATTGCCTCTAATCCTAATTATATGAAGCCGTATGTCTACTGGAAAGGAGGAGATGAGCAAAAGAACGATACTCCAGCTCACCATGTTCCATGATCTTGATGAGGACTGTGGCAGCATGCCACTTAATTTTGTTCACCAAAGAACCATCTTGTAGAATTGTTGAAAAAAcagatttatttttccttttctttccctttttgtcttttcctttctctcagCCTTATTGAATTTATGAGAATGTCTTTATTTGCTATCTTCTAAACTATAGCATAGACTAACAATTAGCTTATGAATACACATCAGAATAAAATTCCTACCTGTTTGTTTTGCCTGTTGCAGCTAGGCTTATCAAGTGCAACCGAAACTCTTTGTGGGCAAGCATTCGGAGCAAAGCAATACCACATGATGGGTATCTACTTGCAGCGTTCATGGATTATTAACATTGTTGTTGCAACAGTTATGACCCTTGTTTTCATCTTTGCGACACCCATATTTAGATTACTTGGCCAAGAAGAGGAAATAGCAGCAGCATgtgaaaaatattctctatggtTCCTTCCCTATATCTACTATCTTCTTTTTTCCAGGAGCATCCAAATGTATTTACAAGCTCAGCTCAGGAATACAGTTATTGGATGGTTGTCTGCTTCCACATTTGTGATTCATGTGTTATTGTCCTGGATCTTTGTGAGCAAACTGCACTTAGGGACTAATGGAGCAATGGGTGCATTGACCATATCTACTTGGTTAATGGTCATTGGAATGTTCGTGTATGTCTTCGGAGGTTGGTGCCCTCAAACATGGAAAGGATTCACTATGGCTGCCTTCAGTGACCTAGTGCCTGTAATAAAGCTCTCAGTGTCTTCTGGCGTGATGCTTTGGTAACTCCTGCCcaacaaatatttatttgaattgccaaattcttttttctttttttaataacttctCTTGGTATATCTATTATTTGTTTTCCTGTACAGGGGATTAATCTTAAGGAAATACATTCATCTGATAATGATTTCAAGTAAATCCAATGAACTAATGAGACTACATAGAGATAAAAGTATACTGAAGCCACATTAAAACAGATACCAAATATGGAAATTTATATTTGCCTTCCACCTTTTACGAACTAGTGATTCGTGTAATCTAGATCCAGAAATATATGGGGTATTTTAATGACTGAACTCAGACATATGCCTGTTCTAAAGAAATTGCTTATTACCTAAGCAAATTTGGTACAGTGAGAGATTTGAATGACCAATCCGAGGAAGTATCTTAGGTGGCCCaagtttctctctcttttttgttgttgttgttgttgtttttttttttttttctaaatctcaAAGGGCTATTTATTTCTTTGACAAGGAAATGTCAGTTGCATCATTTCCAGCTAACATAAAGTCATCAACACACAATCCAGACTATAATTGCACCACATTTTTTCTTGATTAGAACAGTGACCTGGCTTTAGCTAAATCTAAACCTAGTCACAGCTCCATTAAACCTCTGAACCATGTTTTTCAAGATTGCCTGATAGTCCATGCTTGAAATTTGTGCAAATTCTTTGTGTGGGAGTTTTGCTTTGCAACACTCTCAATTATACTATTTAACTTGTGTTTATTGTTAAATAACCATTTGCAACCCATAGCATTTCCTTCGTTGGAAAACCAACTGACTTCCATGTTCCACTTTTTACAAGGGCAATCATCCCTTCATGCATTGCCTTCCTCCAATGGGATAATGACAAAGATTCTGAAATAGTCCGAGGAAATGATTGATAACATACTAGAAGAAACAATATTTAGGAGACAAGAAGTTAGGTGATATGATATCAGAAATAGGTTGTTGGCATACGAAAGCACCCCCTTATGAAGGTCAATGGGAAGATCAACATCGGTACCAAGAATAGCACTGGTAGTTGTTTTTTAATGAACTGAAAAATCACACACATAAAGGTCATGGCTTTGACACAATAAGGAGGAAACTAAAGTTATATAACCCTtgtaataaattaaacaaaagcaGAAGTAAGACTAGAGGACTATATAGGTGTAATGATTGCAACTCATAGTCTCATATCCCATGCTgttgatgaaagaaaatgagttcTGTGGTAGCTTCCGTAAAAATCCTGAATAAGCCAATTGACTTGTCTTTGAAATGAGAGGACTTATACATGGGCACTAGAAGTATGCCTGTGTAAAATTCTAGATGTATTTATGTATATCCACACACGCAAATGAATGCACACACATAATTGACTGAAGTCATAAACCCAATATATGTTCTTAGAACCAAAGCACATAGGAACAAATCCTAACACTAAAAGATACCCATATATAGCTGAATAATACAAAATGAACTATAGATATCATAGCTCAGTGTGATCAATCCCAGATGTCTAATAGTTGGGTGCAAAGTtcataatatcataaaaaagTTGACTTAGGTTTggctaaaataaattaaaatcccTAGTGGGttctatttcaattttcaatggATTCACCGAAGCGTGCGAAAGCTATGCAAGAGACATTCAACTGTTTACACTTACTGGGGAGTTTGATTGATCctcaatattttctaaaaggaACTTTCCATTCATCTGTAGTGCTATCACATTCTTAATACATGTTCGTTAATGCTAGAGCATCACAtcctaattcaattttttattatctttaacAGCTTAGAGTTATGGTACTATTGTATTGTGCTCTTAGTGGCTGGATATCTGAAAAATGCAACAGTTGCCATATCCGCCTTCTCTATTTGGTGagattttatcacattttttgttttaattatgtTTGCACATCGCTTTACTAAACCAATGCTTTTAATTTTACGACTTTGCAGTCTCAACATTAATTTTTGGGTATTGATGATATTCCTTGGCTTATTTGGTGGTGCAAGGTATGGCCTTTATTGGCAGAATCAATCTCCTCCTTTCTCTCTAATGATGGATCCacttatttccttttaaaacaaatttgtttgtttttatttgtgtaGTGTGCGGGTATCAAATGAGCTGGGAAAGGGAAATGCTGAAGCTGCAAAATTTGCTGTTAACGTTGTTGTAATTACTGGAGTTCTTATTGGAATAGTTTTCTGGATTTTGTGTTTGGTCTTTGGTCGTGATATTGCCTATTTGTTTACAAGCGATGAAGAAGTAGCAGAAACTGTTACAAGTCTCTCTGTCCTCCTCGCTTTCTCACTGTTGCTTAGTAGTGTTCAGCCTGTACTCTCAGGCAAGTGCATTCTTTGTGCTACGATGACATTAGTTATTGTTTACACATTGTTTATACACATAATAGAGCTACTATAAATCTTCATCTCAATACATAAGTAATTGgcaaacatttatttttttaacatatataactatttttcctaaagtattttttttaatctttatatttttctcaacAGGGGTGGCTATAGGTGCTGGTTGGCAAGGTGTGGTCGCATATGTCAATCTTGCATGCTATTACATTGTTGGAGTTCCATTGGGAGTTTTGCTTGCTTATGCATTTGATCTTTCTGTTAGGGTAAGAAGCCAAATGTCTGAATGGAGAACTTTTGAACTTTACATTCCAGAGCATTAACATATTATTTATCACATTTGGTGATTTGGCAATAAGAAGTTTAAATCTTCAATCCCATTCAAAGAAATCTAATCTATGAACTAGGATCTGCACCTTACctggtttaatatttttaaacaatcctTGCGACATTAGTTCCTACATCAAGCATATTAGCATGGCATACATCATTGGCCTCTCGCACAAATTTTTAAGCTTTTGGGTCAAATTAGTAGTTTAACAAGGTATAAAAGCTTTGATTAACTGGTGGTCTCCAGTTTGActctatctatttatttatgatcCGTGATCTATGATTTAGCTATCCATATATGGGTAGGTGCTGATGCATCATGAGGATGGGATGATAAGTTTGTAAAATATATGACTAGAACATTGCCAAGGGGCTTGTATGCTTCTTCCTTTCACATTTTTTGGTATTTATACAGAATTTTTTCTTGGGTTTTACAGGGTATGTGGATTGGACTGATGGGTGGATTGATAATGCAAACACTTGCGCTTATCTATATCACATGCAGAACTGATTGGAGTGAGCAGGTAGATAAAAGACAATTTAATTGTATAGTAAAGATGCAATTAT from Vitis riparia cultivar Riparia Gloire de Montpellier isolate 1030 chromosome 8, EGFV_Vit.rip_1.0, whole genome shotgun sequence includes the following:
- the LOC117920937 gene encoding protein DETOXIFICATION 24-like; protein product: MDNHINERLLNSEAEGTSLKERIWVESKKLWRISFPSVLFRVTSFGMLVVSQSFIGEISAVDLAAYALMQTILVRFANGVMLGLSSATETLCGQAFGAKQYHMMGIYLQRSWIINIVVATVMTLVFIFATPIFRLLGQEEEIAAACEKYSLWFLPYIYYLLFSRSIQMYLQAQLRNTVIGWLSASTFVIHVLLSWIFVSKLHLGTNGAMGALTISTWLMVIGMFVYVFGGWCPQTWKGFTMAAFSDLVPVIKLSVSSGVMLCLELWYYCIVLLVAGYLKNATVAISAFSICLNINFWVLMIFLGLFGGASVRVSNELGKGNAEAAKFAVNVVVITGVLIGIVFWILCLVFGRDIAYLFTSDEEVAETVTSLSVLLAFSLLLSSVQPVLSGVAIGAGWQGVVAYVNLACYYIVGVPLGVLLAYAFDLSVRGMWIGLMGGLIMQTLALIYITCRTDWSEQVKKASERINRWSMNSSQESNQSSSQA